Sequence from the Corynebacterium tuberculostearicum genome:
ACATGAACCTGCACCGGTCCGAGGCGCGGAAGGCGCGATGGAGGGCGTAGCGGTTGCTGATCTGGTAGAACTCCATCTGGTCCATCACATAGTCGCAGCCGTCCATGAACTCTTCAGCCGTGTCTGGGGTGATGCCCTCGGGGAAGACATCGATGTTGACATCCCCGGTCAGTGCGAAGACCTGCTCCGCGACGACTTCGGCCTTGTTGCGGCCGATCGTGTCTCGCCCGGCGCCGTACTGGCGTTGCACGTTAGTCAGGTCGAAGTGGTCGGGATCGGCCAGTTTCAGGTTGAGTGCGCCCATGCGCACCAAGCGGGCGGCTGCGGCACCGCCGATGCCCCCGGTGCCGACGATGCCGATCACGGCATCGCGCAACCGTGCTTGGCGTTCACGCTGTTCCTCGGTGGTGTCGCCGAGCCAACCCAGGTTGCGGTCAACGCGTTCCCAGTAGAAGTCCTCATCGTAGTGCCCGCGTAGCCGTTGGCGGTCCCCGTTCATCGCGATCGCTCCCTTCGCCTTCCTGATGCAATGAATCTGGTGAGTTCAGACTATGCCTGCGATTGTTCGGTCGTCACCGAACAGTTCCGGGTGCACACTGGAGGCATGGTTGCGCGCGTGTTTCCTGAAGCGGTCCCGGATATCTCGACAGTCGCGTCGGCTCTGGCTGACTCGTCGCGGGCGGCCATGTGTGCTGCGCTCATGGACGGGCGGGCCTGGACGGTTGGTGAACTGGGCAGGTACGCGGGCCTGGCCCGGTCGACGGCGAGCGAGCATGTTGACGTGCTCGTCACCCAC
This genomic interval carries:
- a CDS encoding ThiF family adenylyltransferase, encoding MNGDRQRLRGHYDEDFYWERVDRNLGWLGDTTEEQRERQARLRDAVIGIVGTGGIGGAAAARLVRMGALNLKLADPDHFDLTNVQRQYGAGRDTIGRNKAEVVAEQVFALTGDVNIDVFPEGITPDTAEEFMDGCDYVMDQMEFYQISNRYALHRAFRASDRCRFMFKIPTVAHSTVVFTYTKDSMPIEEVYDLPEDAEFTPDVIHRLMERIMPEHQDFPSPGTLDEWFVEKQTMPIFGACPPLAEGVLVERLAQEIMDLPGRTPLPVQPGYALFDTLTWEAKTVEKAWWAK